Proteins from a single region of Gambusia affinis linkage group LG12, SWU_Gaff_1.0, whole genome shotgun sequence:
- the xirp1 gene encoding xin actin-binding repeat-containing protein 1 isoform X1 — translation MDFGHQKLLCLVRDAPKGTNQTEGQRYASGCLVFFFAILHSSAVGGDTAMETFGLRRTQSLKSLSGTQERSWVASSTANWNRKSVSQLVQHYQSCADLRSSEKAEQGFEESVTFVDSRWKRLDSRDSGSFWTDLSRSRSMDVLPQKETSGTRALRALFESKASLQQDYHSSLGLNSPSTSVGKAAGDCPLQDWRSYNTSPMENRIQRTTQVDGLKAPNGLQQSYRHTSRHTHDDKYNPSLRKGGTSTGQSRDRISTSSSVKDRLALYLSRTAAIDSVGGSEQPQEFRGGTPRTKTKTSKMADAERKITVSQPFHEEDELPPPPPPPPVPPRPFDYEGPMTLSSLPLPPPKETFSMFYQQRQKSELKRLYKHIHPNLRASLDDAVDDEIMQAVQAENAQAADAAYQGEVQSMRWIFENWTLDNIGDPHETKKLLDTEELKGRDVRSTSTMFEHIDSTQHMATKRQTSVRGDVRTSTWLFETQPLDALSKPKADEGELVEALLKEPIQSGDVRGTRLLFESKPLSDLGRCNSIEDCSVLKLKSELQEQRGDVRKNLKLFETEPYCAIRDNSGNIHEIKSICREEINSGELNTARWLFETQPLDTINKGSDGVKIIRGISLEEGHREGVDQKRWMFETQSFDTITEVSGVDMFHGVDASNSGQANVVNKKKLFETQPRAPLGENSLEREAIIGGDVKSSMWLFETQPMQALSDSCKAGHLKKISLSAEEQGEVKGKKLMFENVSFQKNTLFKEQEIEKGDVTGFKQLFETIPLSQIAQLEQQMAERQETNKAVMETSPLYAIKDSSGNLHEVTTVSREEFIQGKVKNYKWMFETKPLDQLADGKDVEIIKGITRQEDTTGDVKTAKWLFETQTIDGIHCKFNKTEQSSSAEKEPCKGDVKTCKWLFETQPMDMLYDKMQKTKDKDAIDTDVKSMTWLFESQPLDTIRDGEPNSLKLCSTKRDSVKPEVAVQTVKHLFETETLDRIKKESDAEQNLRCISQVNFQSGDVSRVKELFESQSIDEIGSEIMSTAEGQKQGEHIEKGSVHKVTWMFENCPMNQINRDQDEHGVSMEAVGVLETGDVQNKRFVFETSSLDKIQKEPIEEKSVSVQDLMGNVDVKSSTMMFESLPLYAIRDKEGQFHEVTTVKKEEVMSGDVRGARWMFETKPLDAIKAENEVYVIRAVTQEDVKKGDVKSARWRFETQPLDSLTERDEPPVLVTEDFGGSSVQLNKQIFESEQSNKKFVRMVSVTDVQRGDVRTSTWLFENQTLDSLKGKPQEQSPVKTVHREDNQKGDVKRCTWMFESQPLDKIKESKDTSAQATEEVPKADVKCTTWLFETTPLDKITASSVADTLSYLYEIKFVHSSGIIIEENERRHVNMAKYLLESSKGVQIQKEDIVAGNIRNIMLQLLLKPTIKPQVTLLREVEKGQINTTVVELPVFESTTTANVERDRRIQNIAQMIDDFLVQDKNFKKGIIMQESGEERGEMSVFSLICNSEIKTESHVMERGDVKTTIGNLLATANNQRAATLCRVDENEKGNVNLYKSCIEKGDLHYLKSLHTEESEFEAACGLLMKEQVETVQGGVQEAKRSLGQQKEQVERTVCDVLPGDVKNTKKVFSSEPFVSVDCCIPREEIIPGDVSSAKQQLAAKQPVIVDKEEVVPGDIKATMESLERAKQQSMNVEREMIKPGTIYEMDLSAHGPVDEGSQPQKEVILSGDVRAAKKSLEMAKQQSMQVEREVIVPGKIYNLGVSVQKESSSTEAQSTCSSSSRCQQIKTYPQVSDAEKDQVDNCQPSAVVVSNCAQQPMPLFVGCDFNGQTTEDEIEEVIRGDVKAAIRSLQSAATEQKFVDKENVVRGNVQLALESLQKSSVNVSKGDYKAAMIYRNSGRTCPGKSKTVHNQCVVVPIPSSDATLSPSISVTCEGQPRNPTQFSPHNPLANGPTISPILERVTSPPLIEKSKKPKSHKPALPPKPQWITVEAANTSPTSAPKVIYPIDDNLNAEVSPKQSQQFPIQFTETPSEERNDGRMQRDGDEGSHLSNEYQPTDSNIQIDSTKLQTPLTERKSNIHLTMSNSDKMHVERNVVQKINASEEIQMCMKNYAEDGKQEVNMSLRSALKNFGKKDRDDLDKRVLPSKKVKVSYNNSSDHRQTGNNLPQHHEHELSLPRHQRKTEVETSQTNTTGEINHSQQNDLQQNKQELWHNVVLREKKVRETEEERRQRLSVHKDEIMKENAETAMEIFDNLRKREELKGILSQVQEIEGEQSSVDATSLKSLYSNVPPWMVTPRNAKRCKKEEKKVAELQDDDLESISSVESAFEDLEKASKEITKLKEQTLVKLVDIEETIKKALYSVSNLKSEADIAGLSGLFDESLKSEQNFQPVNSIKKISIVSSKTNPSPRKESPEETQNANSKPLIRQSSSQSSPSFISIRSARKPSEQQRPTMSTFKPDTKSAPGGCHDAKQDLDSSVPESSSNGPSQERKVSVLEVKAVPEQNTGIIGTKTVSETYEESDSFGNVFVSSVTSTFVTNQPDGKTSAMFEVVGGPARYEVTTSPLMQRSRRPFEDKVLSNAKQNGTVFVTFSQPKQKK, via the exons ATGGACTTTGGCCACCAGAAATTGCTGTGTCTTGTGAGAGATGCTCCAAAAGGCACAAATCAGACAGAAGGACAGCGATACGCAAGTGGCTGCCTCGTCTTCTTCTTTGCTATCCTCCACTCCTCGG CTGTTGGTGGAGACACTGCGATGGAGACGTTTGGCCTGAGGAGGACTCAGTCCCTCAAGAGTCTCTCCGGGACTCAGGAACGATCCTGGGTCGCGTCATCGACGGCAAACTGGAACAGGAAGTCTGTCTCTCAGCTGGTGCAGCA TTACCAAAGCTGTGCAGACCTAAGGAGTTCAGAAAAAGCAGAGCAAGGATTTGAG GAGTCAGTAACCTTTGTGGACAGTCGCTGGAAGAGGCTGGACAGCAGGGACTCTGGGAGCTTCTGGACTGATCTGTCCAGGAGTCGCTCCATGGACGTCCTCCCGCAGAAAGAAACTTCTGGCACCAGAGCTCTGCGGGCGCTGTTCGAGTCCAAGGCCAGCCTGCAGCAGGACTACCACAGCAGCCTCGGGCTGAACTCCCCGTCCACGAGCGTCGGTAAAGCAGCTGGAGACTGTCCTCTGCAGGACTGGAGGAGCTACAACACCTCTCCGATGGAAAATAGGATTCAG AGAACGACCCAGGTGGACGGTCTAAAGGCTCCGAACGGCCTCCAACAGAGTTACAGACAcacatccagacacacacacg atgatAAATATAATCCATCACTGAGGAAAGGAGGCACTTCAACAGGACAATCCAGAGATAGGATATCCACTTCCTCCTCAGTCAAAGACAGACTGGCTCTATATCTGTCGAGAACAGCAGCCATTGACTCGGTGGGCGGCTCAGAGCAGCCA CAGGAATTCAGAGGAGGAACTCCACGAACGAAGACTAAAACCAGCAAG ATGGCTGATGCAGAAAGGAAAATCACAGTTTCACAACCATTTCATGAGGAAGATGAgttgcctcctcctcctccacctcctcctgtCCCACCCAGACCCTTTGACTATGAAGGGCCAATGACTCTGAGTAGCCTCCCTTTGCCTCCACCCAAAGAAACCTTCTCCATGTTCTACCAGCAACGGCAGAAGAGTGAACTGAAGAGGCTCTACAAACATATCCACCCCAACCTGCGAGCAAGTCTTGACGACGCCGTCGATGATGAGATAATGCAAGCAGTGCAGGCAGAAAACGCTCAGGCAGCAGACGCAGCTTATCAGGGAGAAGTTCAGTCCATGAGGTGGATCTTTGAAAACTGGACTCTCGACAATATCGGAGATCCTCACGAAACGAAGAAACTCTTGGATACAGAGGAATTAAAAGGCAGAGACGTCAGAAGCACCTCTACGATGTTTGAGCACATTGACAGCACCCAACACATGGCGACTAAAAGACAAACGTCCGTCAGAGGGGATGTGAGAACGTCCACATGGTTGTTTGAAACCCAACCTTTAGATGCTCTAAGTAAACCCAAAGCTGACGAAGGTGAACTGGTAGAGGCCCTTCTGAAAGAACCCATTCAGTCTGGCGATGTAAGAGGGACTCGACTTCTTTTTGAGTCCAAACCACTGAGCGACTTGGGCCGGTGCAATTCCATTGAAGACTGTAGCGTCCTGAAACTGAAATCTGAGCTTCAGGAGCAGAGAGGCGATGTCAGGAAAAACTTGAAGCTGTTTGAGACAGAACCTTACTGTGCCATCAGAGACAACAGCGGCAATATCCACGAGATTAAATCCATCTGTAGAGAGGAGATCAATAGTGGCGAACTCAACACTGCCCGGTGGCTTTTTGAAACCCAGCCTTTGGACACAATCAATAAAGGAAGTGATGGAGTGAAAATCATCCGGGGTATATCGCTGGAGGAAGGGCACAGAGAAGGCGTCGACCAGAAAAGGTGGATGTTTGAAACTCAGTCGTTTGACACGATTACAGAGGTTTCAGGAGTAGATATGTTTCATGGAGTAGATGCCAGCAACTCAGGACAAGCTAATGTCGTCAACAAAAAGAAGCTGTTTGAGACGCAACCCAGGGCACCCCTAGGAGAAAACTCTCTGGAGAGAGAAGCAATCATTGGGGGAGATGTCAAGTCTTCAATGTGGCTGTTTGAAACTCAGCCCATGCAGGCGCTTAGTGACAGCTGCAAAGCGGGTCACCTGAAGAAAATCAGTCTGTCAGCTGAAGAACAAGGGGAAGTGAAAGGCAAAAAGCTCATGTTTGAAAATGTCAGCTTTCAAAAGAATACTTTGTTTAAAGAACAAGAGATTGAAAAGGGGGATGTTACGGGGTTCAAGCAACTCTTTGAGACGATCCCCTTAAGTCAAATTGCTCAGCTTGAACAGCAGATGGCTGAGAGGCAGGAGACCAACAAGGCAGTAATGGAGACCAGCCCTCTATATGCAATAAAAGATAGTTCTGGAAACCTTCATGAGGTCACAACAGTCAGCCGGGAGGAATTCATCCAGGGGAAAGTCAAAAACTACAAGTGGATGTTTGAGACCAAGCCTTTAGATCAGCTGGCAGATGGAAAAGATGTTGAGATTATCAAAGGCATCACCAGACAGGAGGACACTACAGGTGATGTTAAGACAGCAAAGTGGCTTTTTGAAACCCAGACCATTGATGGAATCCACTgcaaattcaataaaacagaacaaagctCTTCAGCTGAAAAGGAGCCTTGCAAAGGTGATGTCAAGACCTGCAAATGGTTATTTGAGACACAACCGATGGATATGTTgtatgacaaaatgcaaaaaaccaAGGATAAAGATGCTATTGACACAGATGTCAAGTCTATGACTTGGCTTTTTGAGTCACAACCCCTGGACACCATCAGAGATGGTGAGCCGAACAGCTTGAAGCTGTGCAGCACTAAGAGGGACTCTGTCAAACCAGAGGTTGCTGTTCAGACAGTCAAGCATCTATTCGAAACAGAAACTTTGGATAGGATAAAAAAAGAGTCAGATGCAGAACAAAACTTAAGATGCATCAGCCAGGTCAACTTTCAGTCAGGAGATGTGTCACGTGTCAAGGAACTTTTTGAGTCCCAATCCATTGATGAAATTGGGTCAGAAATCATGTCAACAGCTGAGGGACAGAAGCAAGGTGAACACATTGAAAAAGGTTCAGTGCATAAAGTTACATGGATGTTTGAGAACTGTCCTATGAACCAGATTAATAGAGACCAAGATGAGCACGGAGTAAGCATGGAGGCTGTTGGAGTTCTTGAGACTGGAGACgttcaaaacaaaaggttcGTCTTTGAAACCTCTTCACTGGACAAAATCCAAAAGGAACCAATTGAAGAGAAGTCAGTGTCAGTGCAGGACCTTATGGGCAATGTTGATGTGAAATCCAGCACCATGATGTTTGAGTCCCTGCCTCTCTATGCCATCAGAGACAAAGAAGGGCAGTTTCATGAAGTGACCACTGTCAAAAAAGAAGAGGTCATGAGTGGTGACGTCAGAGGGGCAAGGTGGATGTTTGAGACAAAACCACTGGACGCCATCAAGGCGGAGAATGAAGTTTATGTGATTCGAGCTGTTACACAAGAAGATGTCAAGAAAGGGGATGTAAAATCAGCCAGATGGAGGTTTGAGACGCAACCTCTGGATTCCCTCACTGAACGAGATGAACCTCCTGTTTTGGTCACTGAAGACTTTGGAGGCAGCAGTGTCCAGctgaataaacaaatatttgaatctgagcaatcaaacaaaaagtttgtgAGAATGGTTAGTGTCACTGACGTGCAACGGGGAGATGTGAGGACCTCCACCTGGCTTTTTGAGAATCAGACCCTCGACAGTCTGAAAGGCAAACCTCAGGAGCAGAGTCCAGTCAAAACAGTTCACAGAGAAGACAACCAGAAGGGAGATGTGAAGCGCTGCACGTGGATGTTTGAATCTCAACCACTGGACAAGATCAAGGAGTCCAAAGATACCTCAGCACAAGCCACTGAGGAGGTACCCAAAGCTGATGTGAAGTGCACTACCTGGCTTTTCGAGACTACGCCTCTGGATAAAATCACTGCCAGCAGTGTGGCTGACACACTTTCATACCTGTATGAAATCAAATTTGTCCACTCCAGTGGCATAATAATAGAAGAAAACGAAAGGAGGCATGTTAACATGGCAAAATACCTTCTTGAATCCAGCAAAGGTGTGCAAATTCAAAAAGAGGACATTGTTGCTGGCAACATTAGAAACATCATGTTGCAACTTCTGCTCAAACCAACAATCAAGCCACAAGTTACTCTTCTGAGAGAAGTCGAAAAGGGTCAAATCAACACCACTGTGGTGGAGCTGCCAGTCTTTGAGTCAACAACAACTGCCAACGTTGAGCGAGATCGAAGGATACAAAACATTGCTCAGATGATAGATGACTTTCTTGTTCAGGACAAGAATTTCAAAAAGGGAATTATAATGCAAGAGTCTGgagaggaaagaggagaaatgtcagttttttctCTGATCTGCAATAGTGAGATCAAAACTGAGAGTCATGTTATGGAAAGGGGAGATGTGAAAACTACAATTGGAAATCTCTTGGCTACTGCCAATAATCAGAGAGCTGCAACTTTGTGTAGAgtggatgaaaatgaaaagggCAATGTGAATTTATATAAAAGCTGCATTGAAAAAGGAGACCTTCATTATTTGAAGAGTCTTCATACTGAGGAATCTGAATTTGAAGCTGCTTGTGGCCTTTTGATGAAGGAGCAAGTTGAAACAGTTCAGGGGGGTGTGCAGGAAGCAAAGAGAAGCCTCGGCCAGCAAAAAGAGCAGGTTGAGAGAACCGTTTGTGATGTTTTGCCCGGAGATGTAAAGAACACCAAGAAGGTTTTCTCATCTGAGCCTTTTGTCAGTGTCGATTGCTGTATTCCAAGAGAAGAAATAATCCCAGGAGACGTGTCGTCAGCAAAGCAACAACTGGCTGCAAAGCAACCTGTGATTGTGGATAAAGAGGAAGTTGTACCTGGAGACATCAAGGCAACAATGGAATCATTAGAGCGTGCAAAACAGCAAAGCATGAATGTGGAGAGGGAGATGATTAAACCTGGGACCATCTATGAAATGGACTTGTCAGCTCACGGTCCCGTAGACGAAGGAAGCCAACCACAGAAAGAAGTGATTTTATCTGGAGATGTGAGAGCAGCTAAAAAGTCCCTTGAAATGGCCAAGCAGCAAAGCATGCAGGTGGAGCGGGAGGTCATTGTTCCtggaaaaatatacaatttggGGGTGTCGGTGCAGAAGGAAAGCTCTTCGACTGAGGCTCAATCTACATGCTCGTCTTCCTCAAGATGCCAGCAAATCAAGACTTATCCACAGGTCAGTGATGCAGAGAAGGATCAGGTTGACAATTGTCAACCAAGTGCAGTTGTAGTCAGCAATTGTGCCCAGCAACCAATGCCTTTATTTGTAGGTTGTGATTTTAATGGTCAGACAACTGAAGATGAAATAGAAGAAGTCATTAGAGGAGATGTGAAGGCAGCCATTAGGTCTCTGCAGAGTGCAGCAACAGAGCAGAAGTTTGTAGATAAGGAAAATGTTGTGAGAGGAAATGTGCAGCTGGCTTTGGAATCTCTTCAGAAATCTAGTGTAAATGTATCCAAGGGAGACTATAAAGCTGCAATGATATACAGGAATTCAGGCAGGACATGCCCAGGGAAGAGCAAGACTGTTCACAATCAGTGTGTTGTGGTGCCTATTCCTTCGTCTGATGCAACATTGTCTCCTTCAATTTCAGTAACCTGTGAAGGACAGCCAAGGAACCCAACACAGTTTTCACCCCATAACCCATTAGCAAATGGACCCACTATATCACCCATCTTGGAAAGAGTAACCTCACCTCCACTCATAGAAAAGAGCAAGAAACCAAAGAGTCACAAGCCAGCATTACCACCAAAGCCACAATGGATAACAGTGGAAGCAGCAAACACCTCACCAACTTCTGCTCCCAAAGTTATCTACCCCATTGACGACAACTTGAATGCAGAGGTTTCTCCGAAACAAAGCCAGCAGTTTCCTATTCAATTTACAGAGACGCCAAGTGAGGAAAGGAATGATGGAAGAATGCAGAGAGATGGTGATGAAGGTTCACATTTGTCAAATGAATATCAGCCAACTGACTCTAACATTCAGATAGATAGCACAAAGCTCCAAACGCCACTCACGGAGAGGAAATCCAACATTCATCTAACAATGTCCAACAGTGACAAAATGCATGTAGAAAGAAATGTGGtccagaaaataaatgcatctgaGGAGATTCAGATGTGCATGAAAAATTATGCAGAAGATGGAAAACAGGAGGTGAACATGAGCTTGAGGTCCGCTCTTAAGAACTTTGGAAAAAAGGACAGAGATGATTTGGACAAAAGAGTTTTGCCGTCCAAAAAGGTTAAAGTGAGTTATAATAATAGTAGTGATCACAGGCAAACTGGCAATAATTTGCCTCAGCATCATGAACATGAGCTTAGCCTTCCCAGACATCAACGCAAGACTGAAGTGGAAACATCACAAACTAATACGACAGGCGAAATAAATCATTCACAGCAAAATGACCTACAACAAAACAAGCAGGAACTCTGGCATAACGTTGTTTTACGAGAGAAGAAAGTAAGAGAGACCGAGGAGGAAAGACGGCAAAGACTTTCAGTCCACAAAGATGAAATCATGAAAGAAAATGCGGAGACCGCCATGGAAATCTTTGATAATCTGAGGAAACGAGAAGAACTCAAAGGAATCCTGTCTCAGGTGCAGGAGATCGAAGGAGAGCAGAGCAGTGTAGATGCCACCTCCCTGAAGTCATTATACAGCAACGTCCCTCCTTGGATGGTCACGCCAAGAAATGCCAAGAgatgtaaaaaagaagaaaagaaagttgcAGAATTACAGGATGATGATCTTGAAAGCATTTCCTCAGTTGAAAGTGCGTTTGAAGATCTTGAGAAAGCCAGCAAGGAGATAACGAAGCTGAAGGAACAGACATTAGTCAAACTTGTTGACATTGAGGAAACAATCAAAAAGGCACTGTACTCCGTTTCCAATCTGAAATCTGAAGCTGACATTGCAGGTTTGTCAGGACTCTTTGACGAATCTTTGAAATCTGAGCAAAATTTTCAACCCGTCAATAGTATCAAGAAAATAAGCATAGTGTCGAGCAAGACCAATCCAAGTCCTAGAAAAGAGTCACCAGAAGAGACCCAAAATGCAAACAGTAAGCCACTTATCAGACAATCCTCCTCTCAGTCTTCACCATCATTCATCTCCATTCGCTCTGCAAGGAAGCCCTCTGAGCAACAAAGACCAACCATGTCGACATTTAAACCAGACACAAAGAGTGCTCCGGGTGGCTGCCATGATGCAAAGCAAGATCTGGATTCCTCTGTTCCCGAGTCATCAAGTAACGGTCCCAGTCAAGAACGTAAAGTCAGCGTGCTTGAAGTAAAGGCTGTTCCAGAGCAAAATACCGGAATAATTGGCACCAAGACTGTTAGCGAGACATACGAGGAGAGCGACAGCTTCGGCAACGTGTTCGTTTCTTCTGTGACTTCAACATTTGTAACTAATCAGCCCGATGGCAAAACGTCGGCTATGTTTGAAGTAGTTGGAGGTCCTGCCAGGTATGAAGTGACGACATCACCTTTAATGCAAAGATCCAGGCGTCCGTTCGAAGACAAAGTGTTGAGCAACGCCAAGCAGAATGGAACAGTGTTTGTAACATTCAGTCAAccaaagcaaaagaaataa